One Kitasatospora sp. MAP12-44 DNA segment encodes these proteins:
- a CDS encoding MFS transporter: MLTTERPRPDRIREHPLAWRLAVATVCFGAFMGQLDASIVTLTYHPLRTEFHSSPAGVEWVSLAYLLTLVAFLVPVGRLSDAHGRKLMYLYGFAVFTAASAACGLAPSLTLLVVFRVVQALGAAMMQANSVALVTTSAPPGKMRAALGIQAAGQAVGLALGPTIGGALVATLGWRWVFGVNVPIGILALIAGHYLLPRTRGCVRSTRIDVPGVALLAATTTSALLALSVASGLGLPVWTAGALAVLSAGSGWAFVRRQRDGANPLVDLRLLRTGRIGPGLLAGLCGYLVLFGPLVLVPAGLARHGSSALSIGLVLTALPVGFALAATCAERLLPRGWGDTRRCRAGAAGCVAALALLAVVPQQAATLPGPLALLGLALGTFVPANNALVMKAIPAGSAGTGGGMVNMTRGLGTAIGVAAVTLALHLVPGDAGARTAVGTLLAFAVLALLTTLPPRAPRSS, from the coding sequence CTGCTGACCACCGAGCGACCGCGCCCGGACCGGATCCGCGAGCACCCGCTGGCCTGGCGGCTGGCGGTGGCCACGGTCTGCTTCGGCGCGTTCATGGGCCAGCTCGACGCCAGCATCGTCACGCTGACCTACCACCCGCTGCGCACCGAGTTCCACAGCTCGCCGGCCGGCGTCGAGTGGGTCTCGCTGGCCTACCTGCTGACCCTGGTGGCCTTCCTGGTCCCGGTCGGCCGGCTCTCCGACGCGCACGGCCGCAAGCTGATGTACCTCTACGGCTTCGCCGTCTTCACCGCGGCCTCCGCCGCCTGCGGACTCGCCCCCAGCCTCACCCTGCTCGTCGTCTTCCGCGTCGTCCAGGCGCTCGGCGCGGCGATGATGCAGGCCAACAGCGTCGCCCTGGTCACCACCAGCGCGCCGCCCGGGAAGATGCGCGCCGCCCTCGGCATCCAGGCGGCCGGCCAGGCCGTCGGGCTGGCGCTCGGCCCGACCATCGGCGGCGCACTGGTGGCCACCCTCGGCTGGCGCTGGGTCTTCGGTGTGAACGTACCGATCGGCATCCTCGCCCTGATCGCCGGCCACTACCTGCTACCGCGCACGCGCGGCTGTGTGCGCTCGACCCGGATCGACGTGCCCGGCGTCGCCCTGCTGGCGGCGACCACCACCAGCGCGCTGCTCGCGCTCTCCGTCGCCTCCGGTCTCGGCCTGCCGGTCTGGACGGCGGGCGCGCTGGCCGTGCTGTCCGCCGGCTCCGGCTGGGCCTTCGTCCGCCGCCAGCGGGACGGCGCCAACCCGCTGGTCGACCTGCGGCTGCTGCGTACCGGCCGGATCGGCCCCGGGCTGCTGGCCGGGCTCTGCGGCTACCTGGTGCTGTTCGGCCCGCTGGTGCTGGTCCCGGCCGGCCTCGCCCGGCACGGCAGCTCGGCACTTTCGATCGGGCTGGTGCTGACCGCACTGCCGGTCGGCTTCGCGCTCGCCGCGACCTGCGCCGAGCGCCTGCTGCCGCGCGGCTGGGGCGACACCCGCCGCTGCCGGGCCGGCGCGGCGGGCTGCGTGGCGGCGCTGGCGCTGCTCGCGGTCGTGCCGCAGCAGGCCGCGACCCTGCCCGGCCCGCTGGCCCTGCTCGGCCTGGCCCTCGGCACCTTCGTGCCCGCCAACAACGCCCTGGTGATGAAGGCGATCCCGGCCGGTTCGGCCGGCACCGGCGGCGGCATGGTCAACATGACCCGCGGGCTCGGCACCGCGATCGGGGTCGCGGCCGTCACGCTCGCGCTGCACCTGGTACCCGGCGACGCCGGAGCGCGCACGGCCGTCGGCACCCTGCTGGCCTTCGCCGTGCTGGCGCTGCTGACCACGCTGCCACCCCGTGCTCCCCGATCGAGCTGA
- a CDS encoding LCP family protein: MTEIPQGQSGEGRRARRVAGSTPSPAAGGRAAARKNTKNGGRGKKPRRVLRIVAYTSAGAILLTAGVGAYAYQKLNGNIHSAPLFAGTSGDAGHETPDAFGRTPINILVIGSDTRDNAADCAIGGDCGSGANADVEMVLHVSADRSNATVMSVPRDTVTQLPGCTDTQNHTSMKAHTDMINSTLDYGPGCTVAAVHQLTGIPIDHFITVDFSGVVQMSDAVGGVPICVSDNVYDPYSHLKLKKGDHTLKGMAALAFVRSRHGFGDGSDLGRTVAQHMFLGSMVRQLKSAGTLTNPSAVWSLANAATQALTVDTGLSGIPQLMGLANDLNKVPSDRITFTTMQNEPDPSNNARIIVAPAAQNLFKTIINDQSLTTGSGDKSSAAAQATGAAAAPAPAPAPTSAAPKPAGAPAADIAVQIKNSSGVSGRGTVVLNSLIAQGYSSRSTDVKGILTSRTTVSYTAGREADAKEVAASLGLPASAVVPGEGSGITLIIGSDWTTGTTFGGSTGTTPSGGGAPAAPAPVDTQAALNNASAQTADDSSKCAQVGTQRTVEINGVGMTPIQAYSKSPDVPDSAP, encoded by the coding sequence ATGACCGAGATACCGCAGGGCCAGTCCGGGGAAGGCCGCCGCGCGCGCCGCGTCGCGGGTTCGACCCCGTCGCCGGCCGCCGGTGGCCGCGCGGCGGCCCGCAAGAACACCAAGAACGGCGGACGCGGCAAGAAGCCGCGCCGGGTGCTGCGGATCGTGGCCTACACCAGCGCCGGCGCCATCCTGCTGACCGCCGGCGTGGGTGCCTACGCCTACCAGAAGCTGAACGGCAACATCCACAGTGCCCCGCTCTTCGCCGGGACCTCGGGTGACGCGGGTCACGAGACGCCGGACGCGTTCGGCCGGACCCCGATCAACATCCTGGTGATCGGCTCCGACACCCGCGACAACGCCGCCGACTGCGCGATCGGCGGCGACTGCGGCAGCGGTGCCAACGCCGACGTCGAAATGGTCCTGCACGTCTCGGCCGACCGCAGCAACGCCACCGTGATGAGCGTCCCGCGCGACACCGTGACCCAGCTGCCGGGCTGCACCGACACCCAGAACCACACCTCGATGAAGGCCCACACGGACATGATCAACAGCACCCTGGACTACGGTCCCGGGTGCACGGTCGCCGCCGTCCACCAGCTGACCGGCATCCCGATCGACCACTTCATCACCGTCGACTTCTCGGGCGTGGTGCAGATGTCGGACGCGGTCGGCGGCGTGCCGATCTGCGTCAGCGACAACGTCTACGACCCGTACTCGCACCTCAAGCTGAAGAAGGGCGACCACACCCTGAAGGGCATGGCCGCGCTGGCGTTCGTCCGCTCGCGGCACGGCTTCGGCGACGGCAGTGACCTGGGGCGTACCGTCGCGCAGCACATGTTCCTCGGCTCGATGGTCCGCCAGCTCAAGAGCGCCGGCACGCTGACCAACCCTTCCGCCGTCTGGTCGCTGGCCAACGCCGCCACCCAGGCGCTGACGGTCGACACCGGCCTGAGCGGCATCCCGCAGCTGATGGGCCTGGCGAACGACCTCAACAAGGTGCCCAGCGACCGGATCACCTTCACCACCATGCAGAACGAGCCCGACCCGAGCAACAACGCCCGGATCATCGTGGCGCCCGCCGCGCAGAACCTGTTCAAGACGATCATCAACGACCAGTCGCTGACCACCGGTAGCGGCGACAAGTCCTCCGCCGCCGCCCAGGCCACCGGCGCGGCCGCCGCGCCCGCGCCCGCCCCGGCGCCCACCAGTGCGGCGCCCAAGCCCGCCGGAGCGCCGGCCGCGGACATCGCCGTCCAGATCAAGAACAGCAGCGGTGTCAGCGGCCGCGGCACCGTCGTGCTCAACTCACTGATCGCGCAGGGCTACAGCTCGCGCAGCACCGACGTGAAGGGCATTCTCACCAGCCGGACCACCGTCAGCTACACCGCCGGCCGGGAGGCCGACGCCAAGGAGGTCGCGGCCTCGCTCGGGCTGCCCGCCTCCGCCGTCGTCCCCGGCGAAGGCAGCGGCATCACGCTGATCATCGGCTCCGACTGGACAACCGGCACCACCTTCGGCGGCTCCACGGGTACCACGCCGTCCGGCGGCGGCGCGCCCGCCGCACCCGCCCCCGTCGACACCCAGGCCGCCCTTAACAACGCCAGCGCCCAGACCGCCGACGACAGCAGCAAGTGCGCCCAGGTCGGCACGCAGCGCACCGTCGAGATCAACGGCGTCGGCATGACCCCGATCCAGGCGTACTCCAAGAGCCCCGACGTCCCCGACTCGGCTCCCTGA
- a CDS encoding pentapeptide repeat-containing protein gives MPENHDHPAPPGAELRADCESCFALCCVVPAFSASVDFAINKSAGQACRNLQQDFRCGIHTQLRPKGFRGCTVYDCFGAGQQVSQVTFGGQDWRQAPGTARQMFAVFPIMRDLHELRYYLTEARALPAARPLHGELSRALEQTEQLAQGSPEALVELDVAEHRREVNGLLLRASELARAGVKKKKKDHRGADLVGAKLKGADLRGASLRGAYLIEADLRGADLRTADLIGADLRGADLSGADLTGTVFLIQSQLEAARGDAATKLPPTLTRPAHWAA, from the coding sequence GTGCCAGAGAACCACGACCACCCAGCCCCGCCCGGCGCCGAGCTGCGGGCCGACTGCGAGAGCTGCTTCGCACTGTGCTGCGTGGTGCCCGCCTTCTCCGCCTCGGTGGACTTCGCGATCAACAAGAGCGCCGGGCAGGCCTGCCGCAACCTGCAGCAGGACTTCCGCTGCGGCATCCACACCCAGCTGCGCCCCAAGGGCTTCCGCGGCTGCACCGTCTACGACTGCTTCGGCGCCGGGCAGCAGGTCTCCCAGGTCACCTTCGGCGGCCAGGACTGGCGCCAGGCCCCCGGCACCGCACGGCAGATGTTCGCGGTCTTCCCGATCATGCGCGACCTGCACGAGCTGCGCTACTACCTGACCGAGGCCCGGGCGCTGCCCGCCGCCCGTCCGCTGCACGGCGAACTCAGCCGCGCGCTGGAGCAGACCGAGCAGCTGGCCCAGGGCAGCCCCGAGGCGCTGGTGGAGCTCGACGTGGCCGAGCACCGGCGCGAGGTCAACGGGCTGCTGCTGCGGGCCAGCGAGCTGGCCAGGGCAGGCGTCAAGAAGAAGAAGAAGGACCACCGCGGTGCCGACCTGGTGGGCGCCAAGCTCAAGGGCGCCGACCTGCGCGGCGCCAGTCTGCGCGGGGCGTATCTGATCGAGGCCGACCTGCGCGGCGCCGACCTGCGGACGGCCGACCTGATCGGCGCGGACCTGCGCGGCGCCGATCTCAGCGGGGCCGACCTGACCGGGACCGTCTTCCTGATCCAGTCCCAGCTGGAGGCGGCCCGCGGCGACGCGGCCACCAAGCTCCCGCCGACGCTGACCCGCCCGGCGCACTGGGCCGCGTAG
- a CDS encoding helix-turn-helix domain-containing protein, protein MTTDARRVVIAGYRNAELLDIACVSDTFDAANRLGADPPYQVRLATVRGQPVPCSSGLVLAAQSALEKLRGPLDTLLVAGGLGHRAAAADPELISQVRRLAAVSRRVGSVCTGADVLAAAGLLDGRRVTTHWAFAAELADTYPAVRVDPAPIHIRDGAIYTSAGVTSALDLALSFVEDDHGPGLARSVARQLVTYLQRPGNQAQVSMFTAPVPTEHRAVRRLVRHITAHPADDLGAPALAARAGLSTRQLSRIFADQLGKSPAEYVRSARAEAAARLIGSTTLPLAVVARQCGFGSTETLRQAFLSHYGVSPSAHRAACRTAARSDPGDRTPAD, encoded by the coding sequence ATGACGACCGATGCCCGGCGGGTGGTGATCGCCGGTTACCGGAACGCGGAGCTGCTGGACATCGCCTGCGTGAGCGACACCTTCGACGCGGCGAACCGGCTGGGCGCCGACCCGCCGTACCAGGTGCGGCTGGCGACCGTGCGGGGCCAACCGGTGCCGTGCAGCTCCGGGTTGGTGCTGGCCGCGCAGTCGGCGCTGGAGAAGCTCCGCGGCCCGCTGGACACCCTGCTGGTGGCCGGCGGGCTCGGCCACCGGGCGGCCGCCGCCGATCCCGAACTGATCTCCCAGGTACGGCGGTTGGCCGCCGTCAGCCGCCGGGTCGGGTCGGTCTGCACCGGCGCCGACGTGCTGGCCGCCGCCGGGCTGCTGGACGGCCGCCGGGTCACCACCCACTGGGCCTTCGCGGCCGAACTCGCCGACACCTACCCGGCGGTGCGGGTGGACCCCGCGCCGATCCACATCCGCGACGGCGCGATCTACACCTCGGCCGGCGTGACCAGCGCGCTGGACCTGGCGCTCTCGTTCGTCGAGGACGACCACGGACCGGGCCTGGCCCGGTCGGTGGCACGGCAGTTGGTGACCTATCTGCAACGCCCGGGCAACCAGGCGCAGGTGAGCATGTTCACCGCTCCTGTGCCGACCGAGCACCGCGCGGTGCGGCGGCTGGTGCGGCACATCACCGCGCACCCGGCGGACGACCTCGGCGCGCCCGCGCTGGCCGCCCGGGCCGGCCTCAGCACCCGGCAGCTGTCCCGGATCTTCGCCGACCAGCTCGGCAAGTCGCCTGCGGAGTACGTGCGTTCGGCGCGCGCCGAGGCCGCCGCCCGACTGATCGGCTCGACGACGCTACCGCTGGCGGTCGTCGCGCGGCAGTGCGGCTTCGGCTCGACCGAGACCCTGCGGCAGGCCTTCCTGAGCCACTACGGCGTCTCACCCTCCGCGCACCGAGCGGCCTGTCGCACGGCGGCCCGATCCGATCCGGGCGACCGAACGCCAGCCGATTAG
- a CDS encoding DJ-1/PfpI family protein: MFDDDDVKTIAFALYPGITALDLVGPLQVCSALADLVPGFRTVVLAQRIEPMATDTPLSLLPSHTFEEVPAPHALIVPGGLLPTLTAMADESLLAELRRTATRAQLVGSVCTGSLLLGAAGLLEGRRSTTHWMFRHLLPGFGATPVAERWVEDGPFLMAAGVSAGIDMALHLVARLAGEQTARTVQLLIEYDPQAPFGGIDWATADTGAYRQTAADLLAVALADHPELHARLSA, from the coding sequence ATGTTCGATGACGACGACGTGAAGACCATCGCGTTCGCGCTCTACCCCGGCATCACCGCGCTGGACCTGGTCGGCCCGCTGCAGGTGTGCAGCGCGCTCGCCGACCTGGTGCCGGGTTTCCGGACCGTCGTGCTGGCCCAGCGCATCGAGCCGATGGCCACCGACACGCCGCTCTCGCTGCTGCCCAGCCACACCTTCGAGGAGGTGCCCGCGCCGCACGCGCTGATCGTGCCGGGCGGCCTGCTGCCCACGCTGACCGCGATGGCCGACGAGTCGCTGCTGGCCGAGCTGCGGCGCACGGCCACCCGGGCGCAGCTCGTCGGCTCGGTCTGCACCGGCTCACTGCTGCTGGGGGCGGCCGGTCTGCTGGAGGGCCGCCGGTCCACCACCCACTGGATGTTCCGCCACCTGCTGCCCGGCTTCGGCGCCACCCCGGTGGCCGAACGGTGGGTGGAGGACGGGCCGTTCCTGATGGCCGCCGGCGTGTCGGCTGGTATCGACATGGCGCTGCACCTGGTCGCCAGGCTGGCCGGTGAGCAGACCGCGCGGACGGTGCAGCTGCTGATCGAGTACGACCCGCAGGCGCCGTTCGGCGGCATCGACTGGGCGACCGCGGACACCGGCGCCTACCGGCAGACCGCGGCCGACCTGCTGGCCGTGGCGCTGGCCGACCACCCCGAGCTGCACGCCCGCCTGAGCGCCTGA
- the lnt gene encoding apolipoprotein N-acyltransferase yields the protein MGNRAVTAQDPPSAPGPGSVRQDLAGPLRPLVAGQCLGQGADGLAQIAFAQFALFDVGHGATPGRIAAVLAVTLLPFSLVGPIAGVLIDRFDRRRTLIAVSLLRALLVVGGAAVVQARSTAAAYVIVVLLLSTSRLVLTAKGAALPRTVPRDRLVPANALSAIAGMSAAFIGAVGGSQLVGHSAVAGFLVAGLLYATAAAAFTTVPPLGGEGGGRLGDPLLPRLRSTLTDLADGARVVARTPEIRRPMLSVTVHRLLLGAGFVVLILVADSEYRLRASGYGIALAVTGIASFAGSVAATPLAARFGARALVPAAFPPAAAAVYVGGLSPTLGVLIACVGMVSFAFAVLKVAADALIGGATPDAVRGRVFSIYDVLYNVAFALAGLAMVPWWHQGRERALLWWVAAAFAVGWAVVTAADRGVRLVPPLRRAPRAPRRGLWHRPRPSWARLRGRVSALPAGALLVLVFPAPSWWWLAWFALVPLLLVVRAAPTRREAMVRAWWGAAAFVMATQYWLTPNIGPAILLMGALLGALWLPWGWAVHRLLSAPVSGGRSAAALLVVPSAWSCAEAARSWQSLGGPWALLGTSQWRQPVLLASASLGGVWLTGFLLVTANTALVVAWLNRRWWTRGTALLVAGACAATGPVWYALRTEPPVTGSVRVAVVQPGVLDSPAAREAAEEAATAGLPPGADLVVWGESSVDADLSGDPALLARLQALSATAGADLLVNVDAPSVSSGGWYKQSVLISPNGEAGSYEKNRLVPFGEYIPLRPLLGWTADLSKAAQTNRLRGHGLVVLHTGSLSFAPLICFESAFPDMARDEVAKGAQLIVYQTSTSTFQGSWGQPQHASLAAVRAAETGRPVVQSGLTGVSAAFDAQGRQLAWYPPSFRGAFTVTMPLASGRTPYDRTGDWVLALAFTTLAGAVTATTLRPRSARPPGQGLS from the coding sequence ATGGGCAATCGCGCGGTGACCGCACAGGACCCGCCGTCCGCGCCGGGTCCCGGTTCGGTGCGACAGGATCTGGCGGGCCCGCTGCGCCCGCTGGTGGCCGGCCAGTGCCTGGGCCAGGGCGCGGACGGGCTGGCCCAGATCGCCTTCGCCCAGTTCGCCCTCTTCGACGTCGGCCACGGCGCCACCCCCGGCCGGATCGCGGCGGTGCTCGCGGTGACCCTGCTCCCGTTCAGCCTGGTCGGCCCGATCGCGGGCGTGCTGATCGACCGCTTCGACCGGCGGCGGACGCTGATCGCGGTATCGCTGCTGCGCGCACTGCTGGTGGTCGGCGGCGCCGCCGTCGTGCAGGCCCGCTCGACGGCGGCGGCCTATGTGATCGTCGTCCTGCTGCTCTCCACCTCACGCCTGGTGCTCACCGCCAAGGGCGCCGCACTGCCGCGCACTGTGCCGCGCGACCGGCTGGTGCCCGCGAACGCGCTCTCCGCGATCGCCGGGATGAGCGCCGCGTTCATCGGTGCGGTCGGCGGCTCGCAACTAGTCGGCCACTCCGCGGTGGCGGGCTTCCTGGTCGCCGGACTGCTCTACGCCACCGCCGCGGCGGCCTTCACCACCGTGCCGCCGCTGGGCGGCGAGGGCGGCGGCCGGCTCGGCGACCCGCTGCTGCCGCGCCTGCGGAGCACCCTGACCGACCTGGCGGACGGCGCGCGGGTGGTCGCGCGTACGCCGGAGATCCGCCGGCCGATGCTCAGCGTCACCGTGCACCGGCTGCTGCTCGGCGCGGGCTTCGTGGTGCTGATCCTGGTCGCGGACAGCGAGTACCGGCTGCGCGCCTCCGGATACGGGATCGCGCTGGCCGTCACCGGGATCGCCTCGTTCGCCGGCAGCGTGGCGGCCACCCCGCTGGCCGCGCGCTTCGGGGCCCGCGCGCTCGTCCCGGCGGCGTTCCCGCCGGCGGCCGCGGCCGTGTACGTCGGCGGGCTGTCGCCCACGCTCGGGGTGCTGATCGCCTGCGTCGGCATGGTCAGCTTCGCGTTCGCGGTGCTCAAGGTGGCGGCGGACGCGCTGATCGGCGGGGCCACGCCGGACGCCGTCCGCGGTCGGGTCTTCTCGATCTACGACGTGCTCTACAACGTGGCCTTCGCGCTCGCGGGCCTCGCGATGGTGCCGTGGTGGCACCAGGGGCGCGAGCGGGCGCTGCTCTGGTGGGTGGCCGCCGCGTTCGCGGTCGGCTGGGCGGTGGTGACGGCGGCCGACCGCGGCGTGCGGCTCGTACCACCGCTGCGTCGGGCGCCCCGCGCGCCCCGGCGGGGGCTGTGGCACCGACCCCGCCCGAGCTGGGCGCGGCTGCGCGGGCGGGTTTCGGCGCTGCCGGCCGGCGCGCTGCTGGTGCTGGTCTTCCCCGCGCCCTCGTGGTGGTGGCTGGCCTGGTTCGCGCTGGTGCCGCTGCTCCTCGTGGTCCGGGCCGCGCCCACCCGGCGCGAGGCGATGGTGCGGGCCTGGTGGGGGGCGGCGGCGTTCGTGATGGCGACGCAGTACTGGCTGACGCCGAACATCGGACCGGCGATCCTGCTGATGGGCGCGCTGCTCGGCGCGCTCTGGCTGCCCTGGGGCTGGGCGGTGCACCGGCTGCTCAGCGCTCCGGTCAGCGGGGGGCGCTCGGCCGCCGCGCTGCTGGTGGTGCCGAGCGCGTGGAGCTGCGCGGAGGCGGCGCGCTCCTGGCAGAGCCTCGGCGGACCGTGGGCGCTGCTCGGGACCAGCCAGTGGCGCCAGCCCGTGCTGCTCGCCTCGGCCTCGCTCGGCGGGGTGTGGCTCACCGGGTTCCTACTGGTGACCGCGAACACCGCGCTGGTGGTGGCCTGGCTGAACCGCCGCTGGTGGACGCGCGGCACGGCGCTGCTGGTGGCCGGCGCCTGCGCCGCGACCGGGCCGGTCTGGTACGCGCTGCGCACCGAGCCGCCGGTGACCGGCAGCGTGCGGGTCGCGGTGGTCCAGCCCGGGGTGCTCGACTCCCCCGCCGCCCGGGAGGCCGCCGAGGAGGCGGCGACGGCTGGGCTCCCGCCGGGCGCCGACCTGGTGGTGTGGGGCGAGAGCAGTGTCGACGCCGATCTGAGTGGCGACCCGGCCCTGCTGGCCAGGCTGCAGGCGCTCTCCGCGACGGCCGGCGCGGACCTGCTGGTGAACGTCGACGCCCCCTCGGTCTCGAGCGGGGGCTGGTACAAGCAGTCCGTGCTGATCAGCCCGAACGGGGAGGCCGGCAGCTACGAGAAGAACCGGCTGGTCCCGTTCGGCGAGTACATCCCGCTGCGCCCGCTGCTCGGTTGGACCGCCGACCTCAGCAAGGCCGCCCAGACCAACCGCCTGCGCGGCCACGGGCTCGTGGTGCTGCACACCGGATCGCTCAGCTTCGCGCCGCTGATCTGCTTCGAGTCCGCCTTCCCCGACATGGCCAGGGACGAGGTCGCCAAGGGCGCCCAGCTGATCGTGTACCAGACCAGCACCTCGACGTTCCAGGGCAGTTGGGGTCAGCCGCAGCACGCCTCGCTGGCCGCGGTGCGGGCCGCGGAGACCGGGCGCCCGGTCGTCCAGTCCGGACTGACCGGCGTCAGCGCCGCCTTCGACGCCCAGGGCCGCCAACTCGCCTGGTACCCGCCCTCGTTCCGCGGCGCCTTCACCGTCACCATGCCGCTGGCCTCCGGGCGTACCCCCTACGACCGCACGGGCGACTGGGTCCTCGCCCTCGCCTTCACCACCCTGGCCGGCGCGGTAACCGCCACCACCCTCCGCCCGCGCTCGGCCCGCCCTCCCGGCCAGGGCCTGTCCTAG
- a CDS encoding terpene cyclase/mutase family protein: MAEKDAEVLRCRDRLAQRVAARLGPDGLIAAPCESRVLESALALRLLTAEQAEPAAAARLTGYLRSTLTQSPPDPLQCAIARAALGGGTIGGAPGGMAALGTRNARDALDAVAQLSSEPEHLLLRIAAAEVGAIDFPRTGPSAPPAPAALAPAGLEMTAVSVLAAYGSGTPHAVSGHDWATLAPACRPGPARENTQLARLLGLLALRNNPAYRPAVRRALPYLTAGLRPDGGLPFIAGMDVRATAVAGLALVGARHPGPHPGVLADALAARQNPDGGFGCHPGLALSDVDDTARCLAFLRTVAPGRHHGTITAAEEYLLSRHAPDGGFRDLATTAAVAHALAADPAHHRAVERAVDFVTVHQRPDGGFERRGGRTAAATAFHAVQALDATRPAARQLAIGFLCAVQNEDGGFGHRCGDPSDPVSTAYAAAALSRSPAAGPALRRALGHLVGCRQPDGGYRGRPEQVAPRPLPYDVPVLAESCVLLGLAHATTPAPASDRTVLAAATGG; this comes from the coding sequence ATGGCCGAGAAGGACGCCGAGGTACTGCGCTGCCGCGACCGGCTGGCCCAGCGGGTGGCCGCCCGACTGGGTCCGGACGGGCTGATCGCGGCGCCGTGTGAGAGCCGGGTGCTGGAGTCCGCCCTCGCGCTGCGGCTGCTCACCGCCGAACAGGCCGAGCCGGCGGCCGCTGCCCGGCTGACCGGCTACCTGCGCAGCACCCTCACGCAGTCGCCACCGGACCCGCTGCAGTGCGCGATCGCCCGCGCCGCGCTCGGCGGGGGCACTATCGGCGGGGCCCCCGGCGGCATGGCGGCGCTGGGCACGCGGAACGCGCGGGACGCGCTGGACGCCGTCGCGCAGCTGAGCAGCGAACCCGAGCATCTGCTCCTGCGGATCGCGGCGGCGGAAGTCGGCGCCATCGACTTCCCGCGCACCGGCCCATCCGCCCCACCCGCCCCCGCCGCGCTCGCCCCCGCCGGCTTGGAGATGACGGCGGTCAGCGTGCTCGCCGCCTACGGCAGCGGCACCCCGCACGCGGTCAGCGGCCACGACTGGGCCACCCTCGCACCGGCCTGCCGCCCCGGTCCGGCCCGGGAGAACACCCAGCTGGCCCGGCTGCTCGGCCTGCTCGCGCTGCGCAACAACCCCGCCTACCGCCCGGCCGTGCGACGGGCCCTGCCCTACCTGACCGCCGGCCTGCGCCCCGACGGCGGCCTGCCGTTCATCGCCGGGATGGACGTGCGCGCCACCGCCGTCGCCGGTCTGGCGCTGGTCGGCGCCCGCCACCCCGGTCCGCATCCGGGCGTGCTGGCCGACGCACTGGCCGCCCGGCAGAACCCCGACGGCGGCTTCGGCTGCCACCCGGGGCTCGCGCTCAGCGACGTCGACGACACCGCCCGCTGCCTGGCGTTCCTGCGCACCGTCGCGCCGGGTCGCCACCACGGCACGATCACCGCCGCCGAGGAGTACCTGCTCAGCCGCCACGCCCCGGACGGCGGGTTCCGCGACCTCGCGACCACCGCGGCCGTCGCCCACGCCCTCGCCGCCGACCCGGCCCACCACCGCGCCGTGGAGCGGGCTGTGGACTTCGTCACCGTGCACCAGCGGCCGGACGGCGGCTTCGAGCGCCGCGGCGGCCGCACCGCCGCCGCGACCGCCTTCCACGCCGTGCAGGCCCTGGACGCCACCCGGCCCGCCGCCCGGCAGCTCGCCATCGGCTTCCTGTGCGCGGTGCAGAACGAGGACGGCGGGTTCGGCCACCGGTGCGGCGATCCCAGCGACCCGGTCAGCACCGCCTACGCGGCGGCCGCGCTCAGCCGCTCCCCTGCCGCCGGCCCGGCGCTGCGCCGCGCGCTCGGCCACCTGGTCGGCTGCCGGCAGCCGGACGGCGGCTACCGCGGCCGACCCGAGCAGGTGGCGCCGCGGCCGCTGCCGTACGACGTCCCGGTGCTGGCCGAGAGCTGCGTACTGCTGGGCCTGGCGCACGCCACCACGCCCGCGCCCGCGAGCGACCGGACCGTACTCGCGGCGGCCACGGGCGGGTGA
- a CDS encoding DUF3515 family protein yields MARFQRPIRALTSLPAPIRWLALPLGLLACSAFLLGSWGDWQPPLTAPTPDAKAVGYCQALAKALPQAIEGRTRTSPSADVAVWNSTPRTVLRCGVPRPKALDKLANQESTGPNVNDVQWYLEQDGHGGYRFTCTLRLAYVEVSVPAKAYPNYLDPLSSISDAVKATVPDLSGQLGAASTS; encoded by the coding sequence GTGGCCCGATTCCAGCGTCCGATCCGCGCACTCACGTCGCTGCCCGCCCCGATCCGCTGGCTGGCCCTGCCGCTCGGGCTGCTGGCCTGCTCCGCGTTCCTGCTCGGTAGCTGGGGGGACTGGCAGCCGCCGCTGACCGCGCCGACGCCGGACGCCAAGGCCGTCGGCTACTGCCAGGCGCTGGCGAAGGCGCTGCCGCAGGCCATCGAGGGCCGCACCAGGACCTCCCCCTCCGCGGACGTCGCCGTCTGGAACAGCACGCCGCGCACGGTGCTGCGCTGCGGGGTGCCGCGCCCGAAGGCCCTGGACAAGCTCGCCAACCAGGAGTCGACCGGCCCGAACGTCAACGACGTGCAGTGGTACCTGGAGCAGGACGGCCACGGCGGCTACCGCTTCACCTGCACGCTGCGGCTGGCCTACGTCGAGGTGAGCGTGCCGGCCAAGGCCTACCCCAACTACCTCGACCCGCTGAGCTCCATCTCGGACGCGGTCAAGGCCACCGTCCCCGACCTCAGCGGGCAGCTCGGCGCTGCGAGCACCTCGTAG